The following nucleotide sequence is from uncultured Roseateles sp..
CTGGCCTGGTCGCATCCGCACGGGCGCTGGGTGCAGTGGCTGGGATGAATTTGCCGGGGCTGGACAGGTTATCCAAAATACTGGATGATTCTGTCCATCATGCAGGACGAACACACGATCAATCAACGCATCGCCCAGCGGGTGCGCGAGCTGCGCGGGGCGCAGGGCCTGTCGCTGGAGGCCCTGGCCGCTGAGTGCGGCGTCAGCCGCTCGATGATCTCGGTCATTGAGCGCGGGGAGAGCAGCCCGACGGCCGTGCTGCTGGAGAAGCTGGCCACCGGCCTGGGTGTGACCCTGGCCTCGCTGTTCGACGCGCCCGATGCCAGGCCCGAGCCGGTGGCGCGCCGCGCCGACCAGCCGCAGTGGCGCGATCCGGCCTCGGGCTATCTGCGCCGCAATGTCTCGCCGCCCGGGGTGGCGGCGCCGTTCCAGATCGTCGAGGTCAGCCTGCCCGCCGGCGCCCATGTGGCCTATGAAACGGCGGCCCGCGAGCCGCGCGTGCACCAGCAGGTCTGGGTGCTGGAGGGCCGGGTGCAGGTCACCGTCGGTGACGAGCAGCACAGCCTCGATGCGGGCGACTGCCTGGCCACGGCCCTGGACCGGCCGACCGGCTTCCACAACCCTACAGCCGAGCCGGCGCGCTATGCCGTCGTGCTGACAACACCCACCACACGTTAGAGCCATGAGCCACGAACACGCCACCGTTGCGGCCGCGCGCCGCCTGCTGACCGCCAACGACACCCAGCTGGGCCAGCTGGCCGAGCTGCTGATCGATTGCGTAGACGGCGATGCCTCGGTCGGCTTCATGCATCCGTTGTCGCTGGAGCAGGCACTGGCCTTCTGGCGGCGCATGGCCGATGGCGCGGCCCGCGGCGAGCGGGTACTGCTGGTGGTCGAGGACGGGCAGGGCATTGTCGGCACCGTGCAGGTGGTGCTGGCCCAGCCCGACAATCAGCCGCACCGCGGTGATGTGTCCAAGATGCTGGTGCACCGCCGCGCGCGGCGCCAGGGCCTGGGAGCGGTGCTGATGCGTGCCGCCGAGGCCGCCGCCGTCGCCGAAGGCAAGACGCTGCTGGTGCTGGACACCTCCAGCGACGATGCCCGCCGCCTCTACACCCGGCTGGGCTGGCAGCACTGCGGCGACGTGCCGGGCTTCGCGCTGTGGCCGCGCGGCGGGCTGTGCTCGACCAGCTTCTTTTATCGAGAGCTGCAGGCCTAGCCGAGTTCGATCTCGACGCGGTCGCGGCCCAGTTCCTTGGCGCGGTACAGCGCCCGGTCGGCGCGGCTGAGCAGGGCGTCGGCCGTGTCGCCGGGCTGCCAGACGGTGGCGCCGAAGCTGGCGCTGATGGCAGGCAGGGCATCGCCCGCCGGCTGGGCCACCGCCACGCGCAAGCGCTCGGCCAGCACGGAGGCACCAGCCGCGTCGGTGTCGGGCAGCAGCACGCAGAACTCTTCGCCGCCGTAGCGGAAGGGCAGGTCCTGGGCGCGCAGCGCCGCGCGCAGGCGCTGGGCAAAGGCGGCCAGCGCCTCGTCGCCGGCGCGGTGGCCCAGCTGGTCGTTGATGCGCTTGAAATGGTCCACATCGGCCATCAGCACGGCATAGGGCTGGTGGCTGCGCTGGGCCATGGCCAGTGCGTGGGCCATTGCGTCATTCAGTGCGCGGCGGTTGGCCAGGCCGGTCAGGCCATCGGTCATCGCCTGCTGGCGTACCTCGGCCTCGGCGCGCATCTTGCATAGTTGCAGGAAGCCGAGATTGGTGACGATGACGAACAGAAAGCCGAAGATGTAGATGGGCTCCTGCCAGGTCAGGGGCATGTTCAGGTAGTCGATATTGGCGCCAGCCAGCAGCAGACCGGCGGCGCGCAGCGGCAGCACCAGGCCCATCAGCACGTAGCAGGCAGCAACAACGCGCTGCACCCGCCGCAGCTCGGCCTGGGGGCGTTGCCACAGCGCCTGGCCGTTGAGCAGCTGCAGCCAGCCATAGACAAAGCCATTGAAGATGGTGGCCACCGCGTAGTGGCTGCCTGTCACCGCACCGACCGCGGTGACGACAACTACCATCGCCAGCAACCAGGGCGTGGCATAGCGGCGGCCCAGAAACTGCCGGATGGCGACAAAGTACAGGGCCACACCCACGGCGCCCAGCGCATTGCCCACCCCGGCCGACGCCCAGGCGGGCAGCCGGCCGGCATTGGCCAGCAGCAGGAAGGCAAAGCTCTGGGCGGTGACGGCCAGCGTCCAGGTGCGCAGGCCGTTGCCGCGATCGGCGCCGGTGCGCGCCACCCAGAACATGGTGGCCATGGCGGCCAGCGCGCAGGTCTGAGC
It contains:
- a CDS encoding XRE family transcriptional regulator; this translates as MILSIMQDEHTINQRIAQRVRELRGAQGLSLEALAAECGVSRSMISVIERGESSPTAVLLEKLATGLGVTLASLFDAPDARPEPVARRADQPQWRDPASGYLRRNVSPPGVAAPFQIVEVSLPAGAHVAYETAAREPRVHQQVWVLEGRVQVTVGDEQHSLDAGDCLATALDRPTGFHNPTAEPARYAVVLTTPTTR
- a CDS encoding GNAT family N-acetyltransferase → MSHEHATVAAARRLLTANDTQLGQLAELLIDCVDGDASVGFMHPLSLEQALAFWRRMADGAARGERVLLVVEDGQGIVGTVQVVLAQPDNQPHRGDVSKMLVHRRARRQGLGAVLMRAAEAAAVAEGKTLLVLDTSSDDARRLYTRLGWQHCGDVPGFALWPRGGLCSTSFFYRELQA
- a CDS encoding GGDEF domain-containing protein, giving the protein MDLRTLFLAQTCALAAMATMFWVARTGADRGNGLRTWTLAVTAQSFAFLLLANAGRLPAWASAGVGNALGAVGVALYFVAIRQFLGRRYATPWLLAMVVVVTAVGAVTGSHYAVATIFNGFVYGWLQLLNGQALWQRPQAELRRVQRVVAACYVLMGLVLPLRAAGLLLAGANIDYLNMPLTWQEPIYIFGFLFVIVTNLGFLQLCKMRAEAEVRQQAMTDGLTGLANRRALNDAMAHALAMAQRSHQPYAVLMADVDHFKRINDQLGHRAGDEALAAFAQRLRAALRAQDLPFRYGGEEFCVLLPDTDAAGASVLAERLRVAVAQPAGDALPAISASFGATVWQPGDTADALLSRADRALYRAKELGRDRVEIELG